From Mixta hanseatica, a single genomic window includes:
- a CDS encoding general stress protein, producing MSVRRGGASNFAENPERAAEVGQRGGRVSGGNFKNNPERAKEAGRKGGQISRRGPSRKSVS from the coding sequence ATGTCAGTACGTCGTGGTGGTGCCAGCAATTTTGCCGAAAATCCGGAGCGGGCTGCAGAAGTTGGACAGCGAGGCGGTCGCGTAAGCGGAGGTAACTTCAAGAACAACCCGGAGCGTGCAAAGGAAGCAGGGAGAAAAGGAGGCCAAATCAGCCGGAGAGGGCCTTCTAGAAAATCGGTATCCTGA